In Aureibaculum algae, the following are encoded in one genomic region:
- the fahA gene encoding fumarylacetoacetase: MVIKANDPNRKSWLNVEKDSDFPIQNIPFGVFLTRDDIITIGTRIGNYAIDLGALHQLGYFSEIPLTDDIFLQDTLNDFIADGRITWRLVRNRIAEIFDSNNSILKDNEEHKDRIIFTMEEVEMQLPVTIGDYTDFYASKEHATNVGSIFRDPENALMPNWLHIPIGYHGRSSSIIPSGTPIKRPNGQTKPKGADNPIFGPSKLVDFELEMAFITTDVNKLGETIKLEEAEDYIFGLVLFNDWSARDIQGWEYAPLGPFLGKSFASTISPWILTLDALEPFRTASPEQNPTPLPYLQQSGNRSLDIKLQASLLPENGDETKVTESNFKYMYWTMAQQLTHHTSNGCNVRAGDMMGSGTISGPTKESYGSMLELTWAGKNPITLNDGSERKFINDNDTVILRGYCENNTVRIGFGDCSGKMVPASIK; the protein is encoded by the coding sequence ATGGTAATAAAAGCAAATGATCCGAATAGAAAGTCTTGGTTGAATGTTGAAAAGGATTCTGATTTCCCAATACAAAATATCCCTTTTGGTGTTTTTTTAACAAGAGATGATATTATAACAATAGGGACAAGGATTGGCAACTACGCCATTGATTTAGGAGCATTGCATCAATTAGGCTATTTTAGTGAAATTCCATTAACAGATGATATTTTCTTACAAGACACTTTAAACGATTTTATAGCTGATGGTAGAATAACGTGGAGATTGGTAAGAAATAGAATTGCTGAAATTTTTGATAGTAACAATTCTATTTTAAAAGACAATGAAGAACATAAAGATCGTATTATCTTTACAATGGAAGAAGTTGAAATGCAATTACCAGTAACTATAGGTGATTATACTGATTTTTATGCAAGTAAAGAACATGCTACCAATGTAGGAAGTATTTTTAGAGATCCTGAAAATGCATTGATGCCCAACTGGTTGCATATTCCTATTGGTTATCACGGTAGAAGTTCCTCTATTATTCCATCAGGAACACCAATAAAAAGACCCAACGGACAAACAAAACCTAAAGGTGCCGACAACCCAATTTTTGGTCCTTCAAAATTGGTTGATTTTGAATTGGAAATGGCTTTTATTACTACAGATGTTAATAAATTAGGTGAAACTATAAAACTTGAAGAAGCTGAAGATTATATTTTTGGATTAGTCTTATTTAATGATTGGAGTGCTAGAGACATACAAGGCTGGGAATACGCTCCGCTGGGCCCTTTTTTAGGGAAAAGTTTTGCTTCAACCATTTCACCTTGGATCCTCACTTTAGATGCCTTAGAGCCCTTTAGAACCGCTAGTCCTGAACAAAACCCTACACCACTACCCTATTTACAACAATCGGGCAATAGAAGTTTAGATATAAAATTGCAAGCTTCATTATTACCCGAAAATGGAGATGAAACCAAAGTTACTGAATCGAACTTTAAATACATGTATTGGACCATGGCTCAACAATTAACACATCATACTAGTAATGGTTGTAATGTTAGAGCTGGTGACATGATGGGCTCAGGTACTATATCTGGTCCAACAAAAGAAAGTTATGGTTCTATGCTTGAATTGACTTGGGCTGGAAAAAATCCTATTACTTTAAATGACGGCTCTGAACGCAAATTTATCAATGATAACGATACCGTTATTTTGAGAGGGTATTGTGAAAATAATACGGTTAGAATTGGGTTTGGTGATTGTAGTGGAAAGATGGTTCCTGCGTCAATTAAATAG